Proteins encoded by one window of Winogradskyella sp. PG-2:
- a CDS encoding metal ABC transporter permease yields the protein MDFIEYIELVFTDYTLRTITLGTAILGAVCGMLGSFAVLRKQSLLGDAISHAALPGIAIAFLITGAKDSNTLLLGALVSGLIGTFWIRGIVTKTHLKSDTALGLILSLFFGFGMLLLTFIQKQPNANQAGLDKYLFGQAATLVESDVWMMAIVTGICLIVMLTFWKEFKILLFDSDYTKTLGLNTKTIDILITSFIVLAIVLGLQTVGVVLMSAMLLAPAAAARQWTNSLAVMVFLAAIFGAFSGVVGTAISASQNNLSTGPVIVLVAAVFVVFSFIFSPSRGLLFKQIRFIKNRRDLELHKTLAFMHNIAETHEDISHPHAIRLLNNFQGYTKSSLQKLVDKDYVQINGNMWSLTETGFDIAANLYNKQTTEDE from the coding sequence ATAGACTTCATTGAATACATAGAACTTGTCTTTACAGACTATACACTCAGAACCATAACACTTGGTACTGCTATTCTAGGTGCAGTATGCGGTATGTTGGGAAGTTTTGCTGTGCTCAGAAAGCAAAGCTTACTTGGTGATGCCATTTCACATGCTGCATTGCCAGGAATTGCTATTGCATTTTTAATCACTGGAGCTAAAGACAGCAATACATTGCTTCTTGGTGCTTTGGTAAGCGGTCTCATTGGAACCTTTTGGATACGAGGAATTGTGACTAAAACACATTTAAAGTCTGATACAGCATTAGGTTTAATCTTGTCTTTATTTTTTGGGTTCGGCATGTTACTGCTCACATTTATTCAAAAGCAACCCAATGCCAATCAAGCTGGTTTAGACAAATATTTATTTGGGCAAGCCGCAACTTTAGTTGAAAGTGATGTTTGGATGATGGCAATCGTCACAGGTATTTGCCTAATCGTTATGCTCACTTTCTGGAAAGAATTCAAAATTCTATTGTTCGATTCAGATTATACTAAAACACTTGGGCTCAATACCAAAACTATAGATATTTTAATAACCAGTTTTATTGTATTAGCCATCGTTCTTGGTTTACAAACTGTAGGTGTTGTTCTTATGAGTGCTATGCTTTTAGCACCTGCTGCTGCTGCACGACAATGGACTAATAGTTTAGCTGTAATGGTATTTTTAGCAGCAATTTTTGGAGCATTTTCTGGTGTTGTTGGTACAGCTATAAGTGCTAGTCAAAACAACTTATCAACTGGACCAGTGATAGTATTGGTCGCAGCCGTATTTGTAGTCTTTTCATTTATTTTTTCACCAAGTAGAGGTTTACTATTTAAGCAGATTCGATTTATAAAAAATCGTCGCGATTTAGAATTACATAAAACCTTGGCTTTTATGCATAATATAGCAGAAACGCATGAAGATATTTCGCATCCGCACGCTATTCGATTACTAAATAACTTTCAAGGATATACAAAGTCTTCGCTTCAAAAATTAGTGGATAAAGATTATGTTCAGATTAATGGCAATATGTGGAGTTTAACTGAAACTGGGTTTGATATAGCCGCT